The segment GGCCGCTACGATCCGGTCGGGCAAGGCGGCCTGGCTGATCGAGGCCAGCGACGGCGCGTCGGATGGACGCGGAAAGCTGCTGGCCCTGGCCCGGCATCAGACGACCCGGGTCTGCGGTCTTTTCGGCGCGGACGATTTGAGTTTGGCCCTCGGGCTGGAAAATGCGATACACACCGTCCTGCTGCATGGCGGCAGAGCCGATCGCTGGACCCTGGAGGTCGAACGACTGGCGGGATTTCGATCGCTTCGGCCCGCGGCCTGGGACACGGATCATCCGGGTTCCGCAAACGGGAACGGGTCGGACGAAGACCCGAAGGACGAGCCTGAACGGGCAGATTGACGGGCGGGGTCAGGCCTCTTTCGAGAGGCGGACGCCGCACGGCTTTTTGCGTTTTAGAGACGATTTTGACGACCCGGCGGACTTCTCCGCCCACGAGTAAAGCGACCGGATGAGCGACGAGAACGACAATACCAACGACGGCCAGCAGCCTTCGGCCCCCACGGGAACCCCGTCTACGACGGGGCCACGGGCGCCGCTGAGCCTCAAGCCGCGCGCCGTGGGATCGGTGCCGACAGGCACCGTGCGCCAGAGCTTCAGCCATGGTCGCACCAAGACGGTGGTGGTCGAGACCAAGCGCCGCGTCGGCGCCGTGCCGGGCCAGCCGCGCACCCAGGGCTTCGACGTCGCACGCCCTCGCCCGGAAGCCCCGGCGGCGCAGGCCCCGGCCCCGCGTCCCCAGACGCAGCAGCCCGCCGGCGGTCGCCTGTCCAGCGAGGAACAGGAAGCCCGCCGTCGCGCCATCGAACTGGCCACCCGTCAGCAGGCCGATCGTGCCGCAGCCCAGGCCGCCGAACAGGCGCACCGTGACGCCGCCGCGCGCGAGCAGGCCGCAGCGACCGCTGCCGCAGCCAATGCCGCCCAGGCGGAAGCCGCCGCAGCCCGCGCCGCCGCCGAGGCCGCCCGCGCCGAAGCCGCCAAGCTGACCGCAGCCGCCCCGGCCCCGACCGGCAAGCCCGCCGCCAAACCCGTCGCGCCCGCTCCGGCTGCACCGACCCCGGCGCCCGCCCCGGCACCCGTCGCTGCCGCTCCGGCCGCACCCCCCCGTCCGGCACCGCCGGCCCGTCCGGCCGTCAATTTCGGCCAGCGCGTGCCCAAGGCCAATCCGGCCCGCGCGCCCATCGACCGTCCGGCCTTCGGTGCCCGTTCGGCTCGCGAAGAGGCCATGGGCGGCGGCGAGAAATCCTATTCCGACCGTCCGGCGTCCTCGCGGCCCGGCGGCACGGCCCCGCGCCCGGCCGAGCCGGTCCGCTATTCCGCCCTGGCACCGCGTCCGGCCCCCGGCGCGGCCCGTCCCGGCGGAGCCCGCACCGGCCCCGGTGGCCGCCCGACCCCGAACGCGCCGCCCGTCGCGGCCGAGGTCTCGCGTCCCAGCCGCGCGCCCGGCGGCGGCTTCGCCCGTCCGGTCAAGCCCGAGGACGATCGCGACAAGCGTTTCTCGGACGCCGGCAAGGCCGTCAGCCGCACGCGCGGCGAGCCCAAGCGCCGCGAAGGCCGTCTGACCATCCAGTCCGTGGCCGGTGACGGCGACACGGCCGAGCGGATGCGTTCGCTGGCCTCGGTCCGCCGGGCCCGCGAACGCGAGAAGGAAAAGCGCAAGGGCGGCTCCACAGATGCGCCGAACCGTCCGCGCGAGGTCGTCATTCCCGACGTCATCACCGTGCAGGAACTGTCCAACCGGATGGCCGTGCGCGGCGTCGACATCATCAAATTCCTGATGAAGCAGGGCCTGATGATGAAGATCAACGACGTCATCGACACCGACACCGCCGAACTGGTGGCCGACGAGTTCGGCATGACGGTGCGCCGCGTGTCGGAATCGGACGTCGAGGCCGGCTTCCTGTCCGACGACATCGACGAAGAGGCGACGACGCCCCGTGCACCGGTCGTGGCCATCATGGGCCACGTCGACCACGGCAAGACGTCCCTGCTGGACGCATTGCGCACCACCGACGTGGCGGCGGGCGAGGCCGGCGGCATCACCCAGCACATCGGTGCCTATCAGGTGAAGACGCCCTCGGGCGACGCCGTGACCTTCCTGGACACGCCGGGCCACGCGGCCTTCAGCGCCATGCGGACGCGCGGCGCCAATGTCACCGACATCGTCATCCTGGTGGTGGCGGCCGACGACGGCGTGATGCCGCAGACGATCGAAAGCATCCAGCATGCGAAGGCTGCGGGCGCCCCGATCATCGTGGCCGTCAACAAGATCGACAAGCCGGACGCTGATCCTCAGAAGGTCGTCAACGAACTGCTGCAGTACGAAATCATCGGCGAGGCCCTGGGTGGCGACACCCAGATCATCGAGGTCTCTGCCAAGGCCAAAACCAACCTGGACGGCCTGATCGAAGCCATCCTGCTGCAGGCCGAGGTCATGGACCTGAAGGCCGATCCGGAACGCTCGGCCGAAGGCGTGGTCATCGAGGCCAAGCTGGACAAGGGACGCGGTCCGGTCGCCACCGTCCTGGTCAAGCGGGGCACGCTGCGCCGCGGCGACATCGTCGTGGCCGGTTCGGCCTGGGGCAAGGTTCGCGCCCTGCTGGATGAGCGTAACGCCCAGCTGGCCGAGGCCGGCCCGTCGGTACCGGTCGAGATCCTGGGTCTGGACGAGGCCCCCTCCCCCGGGGACGTCTTCGCGACCGTGGAGAACGAGGCCCGCGCCCGCGAGCTGACCGAGTTCCGCGCCCGTCAGAAGCGCGAGAAGGCCACCGGCAGCATCAACCAGGTCAGCCTGGTCGACATGATGGCCAAGCTGGGATCCAAGAAGATTTCGGAACTGCCGGTCCTCATCAAGTCCGACGTCCAGGGATCCGGCGAGGCCATCCAGGGCTCGCTGGAGAAGATGGGCAACGACGAGGTCCGCGCCCGGGTCGTCTATTCCGGGGCCGGCGGGATCACCGAGAGCGACGTGCAGCTGGCCAAATCGGCCGGCGCGCCGATCCTGGGCTTCAACGT is part of the Brevundimonas sp. AJA228-03 genome and harbors:
- a CDS encoding RNA-binding protein, which translates into the protein MSLRDATIDRERRDLVTHQAMDESRLIRFVAGPDGAVAPDLGRKLPGRGMWVEASRASVDAAVKKNLFSRSAKAPLRPAADLSDRVESLLLRRCLDQLGLARREGVLISGFEKSAATIRSGKAAWLIEASDGASDGRGKLLALARHQTTRVCGLFGADDLSLALGLENAIHTVLLHGGRADRWTLEVERLAGFRSLRPAAWDTDHPGSANGNGSDEDPKDEPERAD
- the infB gene encoding translation initiation factor IF-2, which translates into the protein MSDENDNTNDGQQPSAPTGTPSTTGPRAPLSLKPRAVGSVPTGTVRQSFSHGRTKTVVVETKRRVGAVPGQPRTQGFDVARPRPEAPAAQAPAPRPQTQQPAGGRLSSEEQEARRRAIELATRQQADRAAAQAAEQAHRDAAAREQAAATAAAANAAQAEAAAARAAAEAARAEAAKLTAAAPAPTGKPAAKPVAPAPAAPTPAPAPAPVAAAPAAPPRPAPPARPAVNFGQRVPKANPARAPIDRPAFGARSAREEAMGGGEKSYSDRPASSRPGGTAPRPAEPVRYSALAPRPAPGAARPGGARTGPGGRPTPNAPPVAAEVSRPSRAPGGGFARPVKPEDDRDKRFSDAGKAVSRTRGEPKRREGRLTIQSVAGDGDTAERMRSLASVRRAREREKEKRKGGSTDAPNRPREVVIPDVITVQELSNRMAVRGVDIIKFLMKQGLMMKINDVIDTDTAELVADEFGMTVRRVSESDVEAGFLSDDIDEEATTPRAPVVAIMGHVDHGKTSLLDALRTTDVAAGEAGGITQHIGAYQVKTPSGDAVTFLDTPGHAAFSAMRTRGANVTDIVILVVAADDGVMPQTIESIQHAKAAGAPIIVAVNKIDKPDADPQKVVNELLQYEIIGEALGGDTQIIEVSAKAKTNLDGLIEAILLQAEVMDLKADPERSAEGVVIEAKLDKGRGPVATVLVKRGTLRRGDIVVAGSAWGKVRALLDERNAQLAEAGPSVPVEILGLDEAPSPGDVFATVENEARARELTEFRARQKREKATGSINQVSLVDMMAKLGSKKISELPVLIKSDVQGSGEAIQGSLEKMGNDEVRARVVYSGAGGITESDVQLAKSAGAPILGFNVRASKQAKDLADREGVEIRYYAIIYDLLDDMKGVLSGMLAPLQRETFLGNAAVLQVFDISKTGKIAGCRVSEGVVRKGAKVRIIRDDVVVLELGTLTTLKRFKDEVNEVPSGQECGMHFQGFQDIKVGDYIECFTVEEIKRTL